A part of Campylobacter ureolyticus ACS-301-V-Sch3b genomic DNA contains:
- a CDS encoding M23 family metallopeptidase encodes MNTYISITDKNGNKKYEFSSNFFRNLKLILILNFAIFLVLILTITFLIFSKNGVRDELINLRSQNEILENELNSQKNSEQTEEPNNLELALALSKTSLKEQKPKNILVAENLEGKFIKSIPNNFPITNKGITSSYGQRVHPINKISRFHHGIDLRAELKTPIYATADGFVKYAALSNTGYGYLVIITHNYGFETRYAHMFDKDVVKVGQWVRKGELIGYSGNTGLSSGPHLHYEVRFLDHSLDPLSFIKFNNIFYDERKVPWQGILRAISEF; translated from the coding sequence GTGAACACTTACATAAGTATAACTGATAAAAATGGTAATAAAAAATACGAGTTCTCATCAAATTTTTTTAGAAATTTAAAGCTAATTCTTATTTTAAATTTTGCTATTTTTTTGGTTTTAATTTTAACAATTACATTTTTAATTTTTTCAAAAAATGGTGTAAGAGATGAATTAATAAATTTAAGATCACAAAATGAAATTTTAGAAAATGAGTTAAACTCTCAAAAAAATAGTGAGCAAACTGAAGAACCAAATAACTTAGAACTTGCACTTGCTTTAAGTAAAACCTCTTTAAAAGAGCAAAAACCAAAAAATATTTTGGTTGCTGAAAATTTAGAAGGCAAATTTATAAAATCAATCCCAAATAACTTTCCAATCACAAATAAAGGCATAACTTCAAGCTATGGGCAAAGAGTTCATCCTATAAATAAAATTTCAAGATTTCATCATGGTATAGATTTAAGAGCTGAGCTTAAAACACCGATTTATGCCACTGCTGATGGCTTTGTAAAATACGCCGCACTATCAAATACTGGATATGGATATTTAGTTATCATAACTCATAATTATGGTTTTGAAACAAGGTATGCGCATATGTTTGATAAAGATGTTGTCAAAGTAGGTCAGTGGGTAAGAAAAGGTGAGCTTATAGGATATAGTGGAAATACAGGACTTAGCAGTGGTCCACATCTTCACTATGAAGTTAGATTTTTAGATCACTCTCTTGATCCACTTAGTTTTATTAAATTTAATAATATTTTTTATGATGAGAGAAAAGTTCCTTGGCAAGGTATTTTAAGAGCTATTTCGGAGTTTTAA
- a CDS encoding Mur ligase family protein → MSLETYLKNKPIFYKKIDYERMPRAFNSIKDKIILKPIIHIVGTNGKGSTGRFLTLLIESLGLKVGHYTSPHIFKFNERFYKNGDIVSGDELNKAHDKLQNLLSDEFKNSLSYFEYATLLAAILFKDCDYWVFEAGMGAEFDATNCFDKSLSLFTPIGLDHMEILGNSIEKISHTKLISMAKTAILNDDMNEISVKIAKDIALQKGSNLSFASQNLTNLEKTEIKNYIKKYALANFQISNLTLALAGAKALNLNPDLKNLKKLNLKGRLERVDENLLVDVGHNELAAQNLLKELKNQKFTLIYNAFLDKDYKNVLKTLKPIIKEVQIYDYKSSYRELATPYIKKTCDDLGIKCLDFQSLKKDENYLLFGSFMLVEEFCEHLHKYN, encoded by the coding sequence ATGAGTTTAGAAACATATCTTAAAAATAAACCAATTTTTTATAAAAAAATAGACTATGAAAGAATGCCAAGAGCTTTTAATAGCATAAAAGACAAAATTATTTTAAAGCCAATTATCCATATAGTTGGAACAAATGGTAAAGGCTCAACCGGTAGATTTTTAACACTTTTAATAGAAAGCCTTGGCTTAAAAGTAGGACATTATACAAGTCCGCATATTTTTAAATTTAATGAAAGATTTTATAAAAATGGTGATATTGTAAGTGGTGATGAGCTTAACAAAGCTCATGATAAGCTACAAAATCTATTAAGCGATGAGTTTAAAAACTCACTTTCTTATTTTGAATATGCCACATTATTGGCTGCAATTTTATTTAAAGATTGTGATTATTGGGTATTTGAAGCAGGTATGGGTGCTGAGTTTGATGCTACAAATTGTTTTGATAAGAGCTTATCTCTTTTTACACCTATTGGACTTGATCATATGGAAATTTTAGGTAATAGTATAGAAAAGATAAGCCATACAAAGCTAATAAGCATGGCAAAAACAGCTATTTTAAATGATGATATGAATGAAATATCAGTTAAAATTGCCAAAGATATAGCTTTGCAAAAAGGTTCAAATTTAAGTTTTGCAAGCCAAAATTTAACCAATCTTGAAAAAACTGAAATTAAAAACTATATCAAAAAGTACGCTCTTGCAAATTTTCAAATTTCAAATTTAACTCTTGCATTAGCTGGTGCAAAAGCTTTAAATTTAAATCCTGATTTAAAAAATCTAAAAAAACTTAATTTAAAAGGCAGGCTTGAAAGGGTTGATGAAAATTTATTAGTTGATGTTGGTCATAATGAGCTTGCAGCACAGAATTTACTAAAAGAGTTAAAGAATCAAAAATTTACTCTTATTTATAATGCATTTTTAGACAAAGATTATAAAAACGTATTAAAAACCCTAAAACCAATTATTAAGGAAGTGCAAATTTATGATTATAAAAGTAGCTATAGAGAGCTTGCCACACCATATATTAAAAAAACCTGTGATGATTTAGGTATAAAATGTCTTGATTTTCAAAGTCTAAAAAAAGATGAAAATTATTTATTATTTGGATCATTTATGCTTGTAGAGGAATTTTGTGAACACTTACATAAGTATAACTGA
- the lptE gene encoding LPS assembly lipoprotein LptE, producing MKKIALFLALFFMVGCGYKPVSKITFDILGDSIFVDVIMSKTDPQNTVAIKDAVREGVVYRLHKKLAPRNVAQSYIEVSINSLYFSALTYDQYGYVTSYRANLSLNFKTKLKDGRVVNLTGTGDHDFRVTKLLKSVRDTSSVISDQERYSAIQNASLQAFDEFIAALSIEGLKNKNKENIQK from the coding sequence ATGAAAAAAATAGCACTTTTTTTAGCTTTATTTTTTATGGTTGGATGTGGATATAAGCCAGTTTCTAAAATAACTTTTGATATTTTAGGAGATAGTATTTTTGTAGATGTTATTATGAGTAAGACAGATCCGCAAAATACAGTTGCTATAAAAGATGCTGTTAGAGAAGGTGTTGTTTATAGACTGCATAAAAAATTAGCCCCAAGAAATGTAGCTCAAAGCTATATAGAAGTTTCTATAAACTCTCTTTATTTTTCAGCCTTAACTTACGATCAATACGGCTATGTTACAAGCTATAGAGCAAATTTAAGTCTAAATTTTAAAACTAAGCTAAAAGATGGAAGAGTTGTAAATTTAACAGGAACTGGTGATCATGATTTTAGAGTTACAAAACTTTTAAAAAGCGTAAGAGATACAAGCTCAGTTATAAGTGATCAAGAAAGATATAGCGCTATACAAAATGCTTCTTTGCAAGCTTTTGATGAGTTTATAGCGGCTTTATCAATAGAGGGCTTAAAAAATAAAAATAAAGAAAATATTCAAAAGTAG
- the leuS gene encoding leucine--tRNA ligase, translating into MAYEAKEIEKKWQEIWLKNGEFEPKDDYSLPKKYILSMFPYPSGKIHMGHVRNYTIGDAMARYYRNQGFNVLHPIGFDSFGMPAENAAIKHNIHPRVWTYENIDYMIKELDSLGLSFSKKRLLATSDPLYTKWEQEFFIKMYEKGLVYRKNAIVNWCEHDKTVLANEQVEDGKCWRCGHEVIQKNMPGYYLKITDYADELLNDLKKLEGKWPPQVITMQENWIGKSVGLEFFLKFDEESKNLLDGIPGFKVFTTRPDTIYGVSYTAVAPEHKVVEKLLNKNLLDEKTTKKIKSILKQSPRQRQESDKDGVFLNLYVIHPLTNEKIPVWLANFVLADYGDGAVMAVPAHDERDYEFASKFNLAIKQSIKPQNGKYDSSKAFIDDGILVNSDEFTGLKSKDAREKIIAKFENLGIGKKVENFKLRDWGVSRQRYWGAPIPMIHCKTCGLVPEALENLPVTLPEDIKITGEGNPLDKHPTWKRCSCPKCHKEAVRESDTLDTFFESSWYFARFASDEKTWQSSAFDEKSVNYWMNVDEYIGGIEHAILHLLYARFFQKALRDLGYLRDSEPFSNLLTQGMVLKDGAKMSKSKGNTVDPDEIIKKYGADTARMFILFAAPPAKELEWNDSAVEGAYKFLNRLYDRSINVYKTNDIPKINHASLNKEEKYARLKVYEALSRANEVYTKSFAFNTLIAASMEALNALNSQNNQDVLTEGFWIILNLLEPIVPHIANELSDELFNRKNFSKIEILDEVFVKDALNLAVTVNGKRRAEIEVDKNLSQDEIISLAKEKAAKWLENKTIIKEIYVKEKLVNLVIK; encoded by the coding sequence ATGGCTTATGAAGCTAAAGAAATAGAGAAAAAATGGCAAGAAATTTGGTTAAAAAACGGTGAGTTTGAGCCAAAAGATGACTACTCTTTGCCAAAAAAATACATTTTAAGTATGTTTCCATATCCAAGTGGAAAAATTCACATGGGGCATGTTAGAAACTATACTATTGGTGATGCTATGGCAAGGTATTATAGAAATCAAGGCTTTAATGTTTTGCACCCAATAGGTTTTGATAGTTTTGGAATGCCAGCTGAAAATGCCGCTATTAAACACAATATCCACCCAAGAGTTTGGACTTACGAAAATATTGATTATATGATAAAAGAACTTGACAGTTTAGGATTAAGTTTTTCTAAAAAAAGACTTTTAGCAACTTCAGATCCACTTTATACAAAGTGGGAGCAAGAGTTTTTTATAAAAATGTATGAAAAAGGTCTTGTTTATAGGAAAAATGCGATCGTAAACTGGTGCGAGCACGATAAAACAGTTTTAGCAAATGAGCAAGTTGAAGATGGAAAATGCTGGCGTTGTGGGCATGAAGTAATACAAAAAAATATGCCAGGATATTATCTAAAAATCACTGATTATGCGGATGAGCTTTTAAATGATTTAAAAAAATTAGAAGGAAAATGGCCACCTCAAGTTATCACAATGCAAGAAAATTGGATCGGTAAAAGTGTGGGGTTAGAATTTTTCTTAAAATTCGATGAAGAGAGTAAAAATTTACTTGATGGAATTCCTGGATTTAAAGTCTTTACAACAAGACCTGATACAATTTATGGAGTAAGTTATACCGCAGTTGCACCTGAACATAAAGTAGTTGAAAAGCTTTTAAATAAAAATTTACTTGATGAAAAAACAACTAAAAAGATAAAATCCATTTTAAAGCAAAGCCCAAGACAAAGACAAGAAAGCGATAAAGATGGAGTATTTTTAAATTTATATGTTATCCATCCACTAACTAATGAAAAAATTCCTGTCTGGCTTGCAAATTTTGTTTTGGCTGATTATGGAGATGGTGCTGTTATGGCAGTTCCTGCTCATGATGAAAGAGATTATGAGTTTGCAAGTAAATTTAACCTTGCTATTAAGCAAAGTATTAAGCCACAAAATGGTAAATATGATAGCTCAAAAGCTTTTATTGATGATGGAATTTTAGTTAATTCTGATGAGTTTACAGGACTAAAAAGCAAGGACGCAAGAGAAAAAATTATAGCTAAATTTGAAAATTTAGGAATTGGCAAGAAGGTTGAAAATTTTAAACTTCGTGATTGGGGAGTTAGTCGCCAAAGATATTGGGGCGCACCAATTCCAATGATTCATTGTAAAACTTGTGGTCTTGTTCCAGAAGCTTTGGAGAATTTACCAGTAACCTTGCCAGAAGATATAAAAATAACAGGTGAGGGAAATCCACTTGATAAACATCCTACTTGGAAAAGATGTAGTTGTCCAAAATGCCATAAAGAAGCAGTTAGAGAAAGTGATACTTTGGATACTTTTTTTGAAAGTAGTTGGTATTTTGCTAGATTTGCAAGCGATGAAAAAACTTGGCAGAGCTCAGCTTTTGATGAAAAAAGTGTAAATTATTGGATGAATGTAGATGAGTATATCGGAGGAATTGAGCATGCGATTTTACACCTTTTATATGCAAGATTTTTTCAAAAAGCTTTAAGGGATTTGGGTTATTTAAGAGATAGTGAGCCATTTTCTAATCTTTTAACACAAGGTATGGTTTTAAAAGATGGTGCTAAAATGAGTAAAAGTAAAGGAAACACAGTTGATCCTGATGAAATAATCAAAAAATATGGTGCCGATACTGCAAGAATGTTTATTTTATTTGCTGCTCCGCCTGCAAAAGAACTTGAATGGAATGATAGTGCTGTTGAGGGAGCTTATAAGTTTTTAAATAGACTTTATGATAGAAGCATAAATGTTTATAAAACCAATGATATTCCAAAAATCAATCACGCTTCTTTAAATAAAGAGGAAAAATATGCAAGATTGAAAGTTTATGAAGCATTAAGCAGGGCAAATGAAGTTTATACAAAAAGTTTTGCTTTTAATACTCTAATAGCAGCCTCAATGGAAGCACTAAATGCTTTAAATTCGCAAAACAATCAAGATGTTTTAACCGAAGGGTTTTGGATAATTTTAAATTTACTTGAACCTATTGTGCCACATATTGCAAATGAGTTAAGTGACGAGCTATTTAATAGAAAGAATTTTTCTAAAATAGAAATTTTAGATGAAGTTTTTGTAAAAGATGCATTAAATTTAGCAGTTACAGTAAATGGAAAAAGAAGAGCTGAAATAGAGGTTGATAAAAACCTAAGCCAAGATGAAATTATAAGCTTAGCCAAAGAAAAAGCCGCTAAATGGCTTGAAAATAAAACCATTATAAAAGAAATTTATGTAAAAGAAAAGTTAGTAAATTTGGTGATAAAATGA
- a CDS encoding DUF6394 family protein encodes MNWGRVVHVFFTLMSFTTIAGYLYMHSGVALFVAASINLISTLLKIGVRNLLSTELFAASVVADLHLIPAFIIYIVNPNMNLIYSLVIGAGLANLFSIVLTIIEAAKYKDEF; translated from the coding sequence ATGAATTGGGGACGAGTTGTTCATGTATTTTTTACTTTGATGAGTTTTACCACAATTGCAGGGTATTTATATATGCATAGCGGAGTTGCTTTATTTGTCGCTGCAAGTATAAATTTAATTTCAACTCTTTTAAAAATAGGTGTTAGAAATTTGCTTTCCACAGAGCTTTTTGCAGCTTCTGTGGTTGCAGATTTGCATTTAATTCCAGCTTTTATAATTTATATTGTAAATCCAAATATGAATCTTATCTATTCATTAGTTATAGGCGCAGGTCTTGCAAATCTTTTTTCAATAGTTTTAACTATTATAGAAGCAGCAAAATATAAAGATGAATTTTAG
- the secF gene encoding protein translocase subunit SecF, translating into MQIFDKDKIYNFMGVRHLFFAISLILMLGSIFLLGTQGLKFGIDFSGGTLIQIKYDSKAPIEDIRHKLNQVNELKGASVTEFGSNEEITIRYSGSNESLGNDVSATISQILKDTGNFEIRRVDVVGPKVGNELKKGGLMAVIISLIAILIYLGVRFEWRFALAAVLSEVHDILVVLGFISLMKIDVNLDTLAAVLTIIGYSLNDTIIIFDRIREGIQESKEDCINGVINESVSRTLSRTVLTSFTTLISVVVLFLFGGDMINDFASIVMVGVIFGTYSSVFIASQALIFFNFNVKNYRAFLAEKQKRKKEKEKMRAMYEKGTL; encoded by the coding sequence ATGCAAATATTTGATAAAGATAAAATTTATAATTTTATGGGTGTTAGACACCTATTTTTTGCAATTTCTTTGATTTTGATGTTAGGATCTATTTTTTTACTAGGAACTCAAGGGTTAAAATTTGGAATAGATTTTTCAGGTGGAACTTTAATTCAAATAAAATATGATAGTAAAGCTCCAATTGAGGATATTAGGCATAAATTAAATCAAGTAAATGAGTTAAAAGGTGCAAGTGTAACTGAGTTTGGAAGCAATGAAGAAATTACTATAAGATACTCAGGATCAAACGAATCACTTGGAAATGATGTAAGTGCTACTATTAGTCAAATTTTAAAAGATACTGGAAATTTTGAGATAAGAAGAGTTGATGTTGTTGGGCCAAAAGTTGGAAATGAGCTAAAAAAAGGTGGCTTGATGGCGGTTATTATCTCACTTATTGCCATACTTATTTATCTTGGTGTGAGATTTGAGTGGAGATTTGCTCTTGCTGCAGTTCTTTCTGAGGTGCATGATATTTTAGTTGTTCTTGGTTTTATCTCATTGATGAAAATAGATGTAAATTTAGACACCTTAGCCGCAGTTTTAACGATAATTGGATACTCTTTAAATGATACAATTATTATTTTTGATAGGATTAGAGAGGGCATACAAGAAAGTAAAGAAGATTGCATAAATGGAGTTATTAACGAGTCAGTTTCAAGAACTTTATCAAGAACTGTTTTAACATCATTTACTACATTAATAAGCGTTGTTGTGCTATTTTTATTTGGTGGAGATATGATAAATGATTTTGCTTCTATTGTTATGGTAGGAGTTATTTTTGGAACTTATAGCTCTGTTTTCATTGCAAGTCAAGCTTTAATCTTCTTTAATTTTAATGTTAAAAATTACCGCGCATTTTTAGCCGAAAAACAAAAAAGAAAAAAAGAAAAAGAAAAAATGCGTGCAATGTATGAAAAAGGCACACTTTAA
- the secD gene encoding protein translocase subunit SecD produces the protein MRSGKVTYRFIVLIITFVFSVIFSIPSFLQIDKMPKINLGLDLQGGLHMLLNVDLDEAISSKIKSVASSLSYSAGKEDLLYSDLKIESNYFEFEVLDKDEMNKFDAILNKITGLNIQKNGQIYNVSLTENEVISTKEYAIDQAVETIRNRIDQFGLSEPTVARQGKEDILVEIPGVKSNEDKQRAKDLIATSAHLQLMALDDKRQDRAHLLTKAQAASFGDIILNDAKNPEQKYVVKQLPVLDGSMLVDARVGFDQANQPVINFTLNSEGAAIFGDFTGSNVGKRLAIVLDDKVYSAPRINERIGGGSGQISGGFTMEEARDVAIALRSGALLAPVTMGEERTIGPSLGADSIKQSSFALALASILIVVFMVLYYGLAGVVANIALVVNILFLVAIMALFGATLTLPGMAGIILTVGMAVDANVIINERIREMLRHGNSIKNSIEKGYHKAMSAIIDSNLTTLITSAVLYAYGTGPVKGFAVTMSIGIIASMITAILGTHGIFDLLVDKMERSKNTKLWFGYKVRKAENANI, from the coding sequence ATGCGTAGTGGAAAAGTTACATATAGATTTATTGTTTTAATAATAACTTTTGTATTTTCTGTTATTTTTTCAATTCCTTCTTTTTTGCAAATTGACAAAATGCCAAAAATAAACTTAGGACTTGATTTACAGGGTGGACTTCATATGCTTTTAAATGTTGATTTAGATGAAGCAATAAGTTCTAAGATTAAATCCGTAGCATCAAGTTTAAGCTATTCAGCAGGTAAAGAAGATCTTTTATATAGTGACTTAAAAATTGAAAGTAATTACTTTGAGTTTGAAGTTTTAGATAAAGATGAGATGAATAAATTTGATGCCATTTTAAATAAAATAACAGGGCTTAATATCCAAAAAAATGGTCAAATTTATAATGTTTCTTTAACTGAAAACGAAGTTATCTCAACAAAAGAATATGCTATTGATCAAGCTGTTGAGACTATAAGAAACAGAATAGATCAGTTTGGTTTAAGTGAGCCAACAGTTGCAAGACAGGGAAAAGAAGATATTTTAGTTGAAATTCCAGGAGTTAAGAGCAATGAGGATAAGCAACGTGCAAAAGACTTAATAGCAACTTCAGCTCATTTACAGCTTATGGCACTTGATGATAAAAGACAAGATAGAGCTCATCTTTTAACTAAAGCTCAAGCTGCAAGTTTTGGTGATATTATACTAAATGATGCTAAAAATCCTGAGCAAAAATATGTTGTAAAACAACTTCCAGTTTTAGATGGTTCAATGCTTGTTGATGCAAGAGTTGGATTTGATCAAGCAAATCAACCGGTTATAAATTTCACACTTAACTCTGAAGGTGCTGCAATATTTGGTGATTTTACAGGAAGCAATGTAGGAAAAAGACTTGCTATTGTTTTAGATGATAAGGTATATTCTGCACCTAGAATAAATGAAAGAATAGGTGGTGGAAGTGGTCAAATAAGTGGTGGATTTACCATGGAAGAAGCAAGAGATGTTGCAATTGCATTAAGAAGTGGAGCTCTTTTAGCCCCTGTTACAATGGGTGAAGAAAGAACTATTGGACCAAGTCTTGGTGCTGATAGTATAAAACAAAGTAGTTTTGCTTTAGCTTTAGCATCTATTTTAATAGTGGTATTTATGGTACTTTATTACGGACTTGCTGGAGTTGTAGCAAATATTGCATTGGTTGTAAATATTTTATTTTTAGTTGCGATAATGGCACTTTTTGGAGCTACATTAACACTTCCTGGAATGGCCGGTATAATTTTAACCGTTGGTATGGCAGTTGATGCAAACGTTATCATTAATGAAAGAATTAGAGAGATGCTTAGGCATGGAAATAGCATAAAAAATAGCATTGAAAAAGGCTATCATAAAGCAATGAGTGCTATCATCGACTCAAACTTAACTACTTTGATAACTTCAGCTGTACTTTATGCTTATGGAACAGGTCCGGTTAAAGGCTTTGCCGTTACTATGAGCATAGGTATAATAGCTTCTATGATAACAGCGATTTTAGGAACACATGGAATTTTTGATTTACTAGTAGACAAGATGGAAAGAAGCAAAAATACAAAACTTTGGTTTGGTTACAAAGTTAGAAAGGCTGAAAATGCAAATATTTGA
- the yajC gene encoding preprotein translocase subunit YajC: MEQGSVLGTFFPFIIFGLIFYFLLIRPQQKQAKAHALMLAGLQKGDKIVTSGGLKCTIIQPGDDFIKVSLNDSTIVEIARTSVARKIERLEEAPKVEKDSKKQEKTKNA; the protein is encoded by the coding sequence ATGGAACAAGGAAGCGTTTTAGGGACATTTTTTCCTTTCATAATCTTTGGTCTTATTTTTTATTTTTTACTTATTAGGCCACAGCAAAAACAAGCAAAAGCTCATGCTTTAATGCTTGCAGGACTTCAAAAAGGCGATAAAATAGTAACCTCTGGTGGTCTTAAATGTACGATTATACAACCAGGTGATGATTTTATCAAAGTTTCGCTTAATGATAGCACAATTGTTGAGATCGCAAGAACAAGCGTAGCAAGAAAAATAGAAAGATTAGAAGAGGCACCAAAAGTAGAGAAAGACTCTAAAAAACAAGAAAAGACAAAAAATGCGTAG
- a CDS encoding apolipoprotein N-acyltransferase: MKNLIKRYFTTNEIIKGFVISVFISNFIFLGFLSENFGGIFNNLFLEFISPFIAIYGFYKLFNCNKIAFFFTGFFIGILWFYWVSFSLKFYGLSFLIPLEILFIAFVYGILFLICGWFNNKFYKMVMLLLISYFYPFNFNWLNLELVLMPGIFEPNIRGLAFIFLGIIALYEIKNKFKKAFIFIVCLCLSLQIFENYSYDFGFKTKLVNTTISQDIKWLNEYKNPQINAVLKEIDEAINNNFEFIIFPENAIVAYLNLEKNLEKELKEKSFKISILTGALAFENNQIYNSAFLFQNGKISRFDKYILVPFGEEIPLPNFLKNIFNKVFFNGAEDFTKAKNVSFYKVNGAKITNAICYEATRPEIYKNSPNFVVAISNNGWFVPSTEPFLQKTLIKYFATKYNTTVYHSVNGSKSEIIKPKSLWIKRVLKSLNL, from the coding sequence ATGAAAAATTTAATAAAGCGTTATTTTACCACAAATGAAATTATAAAAGGCTTTGTTATATCTGTTTTTATCTCAAATTTTATATTTTTAGGTTTTTTATCTGAAAATTTTGGTGGAATTTTTAATAATTTATTTTTAGAATTCATCTCGCCATTTATCGCAATATACGGCTTTTATAAGCTATTTAATTGCAATAAAATTGCATTTTTTTTCACAGGATTTTTTATAGGAATTTTATGGTTTTATTGGGTTAGTTTTTCTTTGAAATTTTACGGACTTAGTTTTTTAATACCTTTAGAAATTTTATTTATAGCTTTTGTATATGGGATTTTGTTTTTAATATGTGGCTGGTTTAATAATAAATTTTATAAAATGGTAATGCTACTTTTAATAAGTTATTTTTATCCATTCAATTTTAATTGGCTAAATTTAGAATTAGTTTTAATGCCTGGTATTTTTGAGCCAAATATCCGCGGTTTAGCTTTTATATTTTTAGGAATTATCGCTCTTTATGAGATAAAAAATAAATTTAAAAAAGCTTTTATTTTTATAGTTTGCCTTTGCCTTTCTCTTCAAATTTTTGAGAATTACAGCTATGATTTTGGCTTTAAAACCAAGCTTGTAAATACAACTATCTCACAAGATATAAAATGGCTAAATGAGTATAAAAATCCACAAATTAATGCAGTTTTAAAAGAAATTGATGAAGCAATTAATAATAATTTTGAGTTTATCATCTTTCCTGAAAATGCTATTGTGGCTTATTTAAATTTAGAGAAAAATTTAGAAAAAGAGCTAAAAGAAAAATCTTTTAAAATTTCTATTTTAACAGGAGCTTTAGCTTTTGAAAATAATCAAATTTACAACTCGGCTTTTTTATTTCAAAATGGCAAAATATCGCGTTTTGATAAGTATATTTTAGTTCCTTTTGGGGAAGAAATTCCTTTACCAAATTTTTTAAAAAATATTTTTAACAAAGTTTTTTTTAACGGTGCAGAGGATTTTACAAAGGCAAAAAATGTAAGCTTTTATAAAGTTAATGGTGCAAAAATTACAAATGCAATTTGCTATGAAGCTACGCGACCTGAGATTTATAAAAACTCGCCAAATTTTGTAGTTGCCATATCAAATAATGGTTGGTTTGTGCCATCAACTGAGCCTTTTTTACAAAAAACATTAATAAAATATTTTGCCACAAAATATAACACAACAGTTTATCACAGTGTAAATGGTAGTAAAAGTGAGATTATAAAACCAAAAAGTTTATGGATAAAAAGAGTTTTAAAAAGTCTTAATCTTTAA
- a CDS encoding DMT family transporter: MKISNKSLNLAPFFVTIGAISYGIPATIYNTAFKHGVTSGVLLCGMFLLGFIMFFVLVKILANNHKILKITKLKVIISGSSIALTNTFYMISLIHTSVAASAVLLMQSVWISILIACFVNKTMPSLYQICVVVCIIFGTILATDLLNQNIKFSYLGAFLALLSAITYAFTIQFTKNLALNLDPIIKAKFMCFGAFLTIFVIFIILNIFGFNSDLKNLDFKMLEKSFIFSLLAAFFSLIVPLVTFSYYMKKLRPGIGEIITSVELPSAIFFAYVFLNQNVNLTQIIGVLIILISVVFANYEKKIKD; the protein is encoded by the coding sequence ATGAAAATAAGCAATAAAAGTTTAAATTTAGCTCCATTTTTTGTAACAATTGGCGCCATAAGCTATGGCATTCCTGCAACCATATATAATACTGCTTTTAAACATGGTGTAACAAGTGGAGTTTTGCTTTGTGGTATGTTTCTTTTAGGATTTATTATGTTTTTTGTGCTTGTAAAAATTCTAGCCAATAATCATAAAATTTTAAAAATTACAAAATTAAAGGTAATCATAAGTGGAAGTAGTATTGCCTTAACAAATACATTTTATATGATTTCTCTTATACATACAAGTGTCGCTGCGAGTGCTGTTTTGCTTATGCAATCAGTTTGGATTTCTATTTTAATAGCTTGTTTTGTAAATAAAACAATGCCATCACTTTATCAAATTTGTGTTGTGGTTTGCATAATTTTTGGCACAATTTTAGCAACTGATTTACTAAATCAAAATATTAAATTTTCATATCTTGGAGCTTTTTTGGCTTTGCTTTCAGCCATAACTTATGCTTTTACTATCCAATTTACTAAAAATTTAGCCTTAAACTTAGATCCCATTATAAAGGCAAAATTTATGTGCTTTGGAGCATTTTTAACTATTTTTGTTATATTTATTATTTTAAATATTTTTGGTTTTAACTCAGATTTAAAAAATTTAGATTTTAAAATGCTTGAAAAAAGTTTTATATTTAGTCTTTTGGCTGCATTTTTCTCTCTTATTGTCCCACTTGTTACATTTTCATATTATATGAAAAAATTACGCCCAGGAATTGGAGAGATAATAACTTCAGTTGAGCTTCCATCAGCTATATTTTTTGCCTATGTTTTTTTAAATCAAAATGTAAATTTAACTCAAATTATAGGAGTTTTAATTATTTTAATAAGTGTTGTTTTTGCAAATTATGAGAAAAAAATTAAAGATTAA